A single window of Acidimicrobiales bacterium DNA harbors:
- a CDS encoding amidase has translation MTELHEHSVTELLAAFAGGDADPRDAVAGCLARIDATDDAVHAWFHLTADAALAAAESSSRRWRDGTQRPLEGVPFGVKDVIDTSGVVTTAGSRLYADRVPGRSATAVRRLTDAGAILIGKTATPEFAFGNEISETPVANPWALDRWAGGSSSGSAAAVAARQVPLCLGTDTGGSIRVPSSYCGVTGLKPTIGRVPRDGLHPVSWSFDHIGPIARSVDDVVVALSVLAGQADEDPRSSRRPADEILPTPGGLAGLRVGVASGWFTGWGDPAVTAARDAAVEVLGGLGASVVPVDVSRAEQAGTVAWMITVAEFAANHEAAADDVDHISASAMHRFIGGARLSALDYLKAQQVRVEIQEELGELFGDVDVIVTPATPTPAPGFDPAEGFFEGGDRLWLDKVARSFLIANVTGIPAMVLPAGIERGLPLSVQFLGRPFDEATLLRAGREYQRATTHHLAAPTLEPRH, from the coding sequence GTGACCGAGCTCCACGAGCACAGCGTGACCGAACTCCTGGCAGCCTTCGCCGGGGGCGACGCCGATCCCCGTGACGCGGTCGCCGGATGCCTGGCGAGGATCGACGCCACCGACGATGCGGTGCACGCGTGGTTCCACCTGACCGCGGACGCGGCGCTCGCGGCGGCGGAGTCGTCGTCGAGGCGCTGGCGTGACGGCACGCAACGGCCACTCGAAGGGGTGCCGTTCGGCGTCAAGGATGTGATCGACACCTCGGGGGTGGTGACGACGGCGGGTTCGCGGCTGTACGCCGATCGTGTTCCGGGCCGTTCTGCGACGGCGGTGCGTCGCCTCACCGACGCCGGCGCGATCCTGATCGGCAAGACCGCGACGCCGGAGTTCGCCTTCGGTAACGAGATCTCCGAGACGCCGGTGGCGAACCCGTGGGCTCTCGACCGCTGGGCGGGCGGATCCTCTTCGGGGTCCGCGGCGGCCGTTGCCGCGCGTCAGGTGCCGCTGTGTCTGGGTACCGACACCGGCGGTTCGATCCGGGTGCCGTCGTCCTACTGCGGCGTGACCGGTCTGAAGCCGACCATCGGTCGGGTCCCCCGGGACGGACTCCATCCGGTCTCGTGGTCCTTCGACCACATCGGTCCGATCGCCCGGTCCGTCGACGACGTCGTCGTGGCCCTGTCCGTGCTCGCCGGCCAAGCCGACGAGGACCCCCGCTCGAGTCGCCGTCCGGCCGACGAGATCCTGCCGACTCCCGGAGGTCTCGCCGGACTGAGGGTCGGTGTCGCCTCGGGCTGGTTCACCGGTTGGGGTGACCCGGCGGTCACCGCCGCACGTGACGCCGCCGTGGAGGTCCTCGGGGGGCTCGGAGCATCCGTGGTGCCGGTGGACGTCTCGCGTGCAGAGCAGGCGGGCACCGTCGCGTGGATGATCACGGTGGCCGAGTTCGCCGCCAACCACGAGGCGGCTGCTGATGACGTCGACCACATCTCGGCTTCCGCGATGCACCGCTTCATCGGCGGGGCCCGCCTGTCGGCGCTCGACTACCTCAAGGCCCAGCAGGTGAGGGTCGAGATCCAAGAAGAGCTGGGGGAGTTGTTCGGGGACGTCGATGTCATCGTGACGCCGGCCACCCCGACGCCGGCCCCGGGCTTCGACCCCGCCGAGGGTTTCTTCGAAGGTGGTGACCGCTTGTGGCTCGACAAGGTGGCGCGGTCCTTCCTCATCGCCAACGTCACCGGCATCCCCGCGATGGTCCTACCGGCGGGAATCGAACGGGGCCTGCCCCTGTCGGTGCAGTTCCTGGGACGACCCTTCGACGAGGCCACGCTGCTGCGCGCCGGTCGCGAGTACCAGCGGGCGACGACGCACCACCTGGCCGCACCGACCCTCGAGCCGCGCCACTGA
- a CDS encoding aromatic ring-hydroxylating dioxygenase subunit alpha, which yields MTGESPHRSPIPLDLLRASTGDVSRAVGLPPGCYTDDAWYGYERDVIFDHEWICVGRVDMIPEPGDYFTVTTVDEEPLIVVRNRDGHINVMSSVCQHRGMCVTAPIDRPREQWLDLPGESSGNLRNFRCPYHWWIYDLDGRLVGAPEMDSREDFSKEDIGLPRLAVEIWQGFIFASFDVDAEPLGPRLTKFDRLLENYHLDEMVSTTPQWLTDVPFDWKLMAENFMEGYHAARLHGSLYDTAGVSLDDETLMTGTYSLYEPGDAGIGGWARTAFIDRGLNPTQKALFPPITTLTEEERWHIAFLFVPPTLLLGISSDSAFWFTVHPKAAGRHSLSMAYVFPRSTTEMKLFDQILRQHDYGVELFNAQDLPANVGVQVGLRSRFAPRGPLSHQDNFLAQFNSWMLERFETAERKAATR from the coding sequence GTGACCGGCGAGTCCCCGCACCGATCCCCGATCCCCCTCGATCTGCTACGGGCATCCACCGGAGACGTCAGTCGCGCCGTCGGGCTGCCACCCGGGTGCTACACCGACGACGCCTGGTACGGCTACGAGCGGGACGTCATCTTCGACCACGAGTGGATCTGTGTGGGTCGGGTGGACATGATCCCCGAGCCCGGTGACTACTTCACCGTCACGACGGTGGACGAGGAGCCTCTCATCGTCGTGCGGAACCGAGACGGCCATATCAACGTGATGTCGTCGGTGTGTCAGCACCGGGGGATGTGTGTCACCGCGCCGATCGACAGGCCCAGGGAGCAGTGGCTCGACCTTCCCGGTGAAAGTTCGGGCAACCTTCGCAACTTCCGGTGTCCCTACCACTGGTGGATCTACGACCTCGACGGCCGCCTCGTCGGCGCACCGGAGATGGACTCACGTGAGGACTTCTCCAAGGAGGACATCGGGCTGCCGCGACTGGCCGTCGAGATCTGGCAGGGGTTCATTTTCGCCAGCTTCGACGTCGACGCCGAGCCGCTCGGTCCGCGGCTGACGAAGTTCGACCGACTCCTCGAGAACTACCACCTCGACGAGATGGTCTCGACCACCCCGCAGTGGCTCACCGACGTCCCCTTCGACTGGAAGCTGATGGCGGAGAACTTCATGGAGGGGTACCACGCGGCGCGCCTACACGGGAGTCTCTACGACACCGCCGGGGTGTCGCTCGACGACGAGACGCTCATGACCGGGACCTACAGCCTCTACGAGCCCGGTGACGCCGGCATCGGCGGCTGGGCCCGCACGGCATTCATCGACCGGGGCCTCAACCCGACCCAGAAGGCACTGTTCCCTCCCATCACGACGCTGACCGAGGAGGAACGCTGGCACATCGCCTTCCTCTTCGTGCCGCCCACGCTGCTCCTCGGCATCTCCAGCGACTCCGCGTTCTGGTTCACCGTGCACCCGAAGGCAGCCGGCCGCCACAGCCTGTCGATGGCCTATGTCTTCCCGCGGTCCACCACCGAGATGAAGCTCTTCGACCAGATCCTGCGCCAACACGACTACGGCGTGGAGCTCTTCAACGCACAGGATCTTCCGGCCAACGTCGGCGTCCAGGTGGGCCTGCGGTCGCGGTTCGCGCCGCGGGGGCCGCTTTCGCACCAGGACAATTTCCTCGCACAGTTCAACTCCTGGATGCTGGAACGATTCGAGACCGCCGAGCGGAAGGCCGCGACGAGATGA
- a CDS encoding Zn-dependent hydrolase — translation MTTPIEAPDPDRLGDRIEQLSTFATPDAPGWTRRVFTEEYRAGREWIAEEMRATGLEVHTDPAGNLIGILRGTGGGRALVTGSHTDTVHGGGRFDGVLGVLGGLEAIECIRAGGISLDHDLWLVDFLGEEPNDFGLSCLGSRAVTGALSPADLRLVDPSGRSLGDALRESGHDPGATDHGWPEVRAFVELHVEQGPHLEDAATTIGVVSEIVGVHRFKTRFTGRRDHAGTTPMDRRHDAFAAAADAVLAIEAAASDGGGVATCGHVEVHPGAMNVVPELADLWTEIRSADADWLADRHDRFATAVRAAGERRGVVADLEVISRDGPVPAAGGIGSAIVRGAERVGQPTMALPSGAEHDSALMARMAPMGMIFVPSRDGRSHCPEEWTDIADACTGVHVLAETLVDLDRDG, via the coding sequence GTGACGACACCCATCGAAGCCCCTGACCCGGACCGCCTCGGCGACCGCATCGAGCAGCTCTCGACGTTCGCGACACCCGATGCCCCCGGCTGGACACGCCGCGTCTTCACCGAGGAGTACCGCGCCGGCCGCGAGTGGATCGCCGAGGAGATGCGCGCGACGGGCCTCGAGGTGCACACCGACCCCGCCGGGAACCTGATCGGAATCCTGCGGGGCACCGGCGGCGGACGGGCACTCGTGACCGGCTCGCACACCGACACCGTCCACGGTGGCGGACGATTCGACGGCGTTCTGGGTGTGCTCGGCGGACTCGAGGCGATCGAGTGCATCCGTGCCGGCGGAATCAGCCTGGACCACGACCTGTGGCTGGTCGACTTCCTCGGTGAGGAACCCAACGACTTCGGACTGAGCTGTCTGGGCAGTCGCGCCGTCACGGGCGCGCTGAGCCCCGCCGACCTGCGACTCGTCGACCCCTCCGGGCGCAGCCTCGGCGATGCCCTGCGGGAGTCCGGCCACGACCCGGGAGCGACCGACCACGGGTGGCCCGAGGTGCGCGCCTTCGTCGAGCTCCACGTGGAGCAGGGTCCCCACCTCGAAGATGCCGCCACGACGATCGGCGTCGTCTCGGAGATCGTCGGCGTCCACCGGTTCAAGACGCGCTTCACCGGCCGACGCGACCATGCGGGGACGACGCCGATGGATCGGCGCCACGACGCGTTCGCCGCCGCCGCCGACGCCGTGCTCGCGATCGAGGCGGCCGCGTCCGACGGCGGCGGAGTCGCGACCTGCGGACACGTCGAGGTTCACCCCGGCGCGATGAACGTCGTGCCCGAGCTGGCGGATCTCTGGACCGAGATCCGTAGCGCGGACGCCGACTGGCTCGCCGACAGACACGACCGGTTCGCCACCGCGGTGCGGGCGGCGGGGGAAAGGCGCGGGGTCGTCGCCGATCTCGAGGTGATCAGCCGGGACGGCCCGGTACCGGCGGCTGGAGGAATCGGCTCCGCGATCGTGCGGGGGGCCGAACGGGTCGGTCAGCCCACCATGGCGCTGCCCAGCGGGGCCGAACACGACTCCGCGCTCATGGCCCGGATGGCGCCGATGGGCATGATCTTCGTCCCGTCGAGGGACGGCCGTAGTCACTGCCCCGAGGAGTGGACCGACATCGCCGATGCCTGCACCGGGGTCCACGTGCTCGCCGAGACCCTCGTCGACCTCGACCGGGACGGGTGA
- a CDS encoding RidA family protein has product MTPEKIRIMPEGHWDWSMPVSFSQGWKVGDLVFVGGQISADEHGRTIGVGDIAVQTRNCFENIRSVLAEVGADLTHIVKLNTYYCFEGTGEEVTRFWEEMTKVRMEYLPEPGPAATAVRVVGLAYEDLLIEIEAVAVLGG; this is encoded by the coding sequence ATGACACCTGAGAAGATCCGCATCATGCCCGAGGGGCACTGGGACTGGTCGATGCCGGTCTCGTTCTCGCAGGGTTGGAAGGTGGGCGACCTCGTCTTCGTCGGCGGGCAGATCTCCGCCGACGAGCACGGTCGCACCATCGGGGTCGGCGACATCGCCGTGCAGACGCGCAACTGCTTCGAGAACATCCGCTCCGTGCTCGCCGAGGTCGGTGCGGACCTCACCCACATCGTGAAGCTCAACACCTACTACTGCTTCGAAGGGACCGGTGAGGAGGTGACGAGATTCTGGGAGGAGATGACGAAGGTCCGCATGGAGTACCTCCCCGAGCCGGGTCCCGCGGCGACAGCGGTGCGGGTAGTGGGACTCGCCTACGAGGACCTTCTCATCGAGATCGAGGCCGTCGCGGTGCTCGGCGGTTGA
- a CDS encoding molybdopterin-dependent oxidoreductase, which translates to MIIGEWLRPLGWEGVATGTARYVTDLDERDVGPMLHGAIVRSPHPHARIVAVDASAARAVAGVEAIVTAADFEGVLYGHLGAPFSDRPVLAGDVVRHIGQEVAAVAATSRDVAVRAAELIKVSYEVLPAVTTPAQALADGAPLVHGGVVGNVAMALTRRYGDPDAALRASATTVSATYRYPSTTHLCMEPHGVVARWDSSRGVLDLWASTHSPYFVRKEVAAALGLEMEQVHTHQVAVGGSFGAKAKVGEHEVLAAALSMRTGRAVRMVLDRGEEFATTHRRHAFDIDLTTGANAEGRVVYRRCHTTVDNGSFNHNGPSVAGYGCIVAGSLYDIVGAEAGTRLVHTNTQPGGSFRGYGNAQVTFAMESQLDELADAMGLDPLEMRIASAHRPGDETLTGWRIASTRLVDCLEAVRDGIGWDAGRALGGSGRGVGVAAAVHVSGARAYPGSEYSGAAIDVDEEGGVRVRFAGADPGTGQSTLLAQVAAAGLGVDVDAVEVVMMESDGTPPDQGGWSSRGTVWGGNAVADAAGKAAAHLRGLASLKLGVDPDAVVLTDGRASGGGAAVDIGDLVRADETSVGGELSFEGGYLADIETMNRETGTGHFSPSYSFAAHAVEVEVDRDTGEVRVSKVVAAHDSGTVINRAGAEGQITGGVAMGLGAALSEEMVHTGGRLVTASYLDYATPRASDLPPIIPILIEDPDPVGPHGAKGIGEIVVIPTPPAVANAVAHACGVRVRDLPLTPDKILPHLGPATPVGALWRRPRRWWVEGVRRAYPRGLHRFLHRWGTRWSRRVPARDIEGIVEVGTVDDAIAAHNAPGSAGTDTGYIAGGTDLLAARRQGLVAPVTLVDLQSVAELKKLDTGDDGDMVMGAMVRLARLGDALGSAARGPDPLPGDQVLVEALARLATPQIREMATVGGNLLQGNRCPYLRNGFDCYKRSGPTCPCYALEGEHRFHHAVMGAHRCQAVTPSDLATAFLVLDACVEVAGSGGRRRELDVEALYTGPGETSLEGAEVLTSVRIPVTARRRWGAFEKLDLFTGGFAVASVAVSLGFDEGVITEARIGLGGVAPTPLRARRSETALLGTSIDDVTTLERAATAWAVDAHPLRDNRWKVDATVGLLRRILRGAGTMRSQTMTGDPDDT; encoded by the coding sequence GTGATCATCGGTGAGTGGTTGCGCCCTCTCGGCTGGGAGGGCGTCGCCACCGGGACGGCCCGCTATGTCACCGATCTCGACGAGAGAGACGTCGGGCCGATGCTGCACGGTGCGATCGTGCGCAGTCCCCACCCGCACGCGCGCATCGTGGCTGTCGACGCGAGTGCGGCGCGCGCCGTGGCCGGGGTGGAGGCGATCGTTACTGCAGCCGACTTCGAGGGAGTCCTCTACGGTCATCTCGGGGCCCCGTTCAGCGACCGGCCGGTCCTCGCCGGCGACGTCGTCCGCCACATCGGCCAGGAGGTCGCCGCTGTCGCGGCCACTTCGCGCGATGTCGCCGTACGTGCGGCGGAACTGATCAAGGTGTCCTACGAGGTGCTGCCCGCGGTCACCACCCCCGCGCAGGCCCTCGCCGACGGAGCGCCGCTCGTCCATGGCGGCGTCGTGGGCAACGTGGCGATGGCGCTGACGCGCCGCTACGGCGACCCGGACGCTGCCCTGCGGGCCAGCGCGACGACCGTGTCGGCGACGTACCGCTATCCGTCGACCACGCACCTGTGCATGGAGCCCCACGGGGTGGTGGCCCGCTGGGACAGCTCACGCGGGGTCCTGGACCTCTGGGCGTCGACGCATTCGCCGTACTTCGTCCGCAAGGAGGTGGCCGCTGCGCTCGGCCTGGAAATGGAACAGGTCCACACCCACCAGGTCGCGGTCGGGGGGAGTTTCGGGGCGAAGGCGAAGGTGGGCGAACACGAGGTCCTCGCGGCGGCGTTGTCGATGCGGACGGGTCGCGCCGTGCGGATGGTCCTCGACCGTGGCGAGGAGTTCGCGACGACGCACCGTCGCCACGCGTTCGACATCGATCTCACGACGGGGGCGAATGCCGAGGGAAGAGTTGTGTACCGGCGCTGCCACACGACGGTGGACAACGGCTCGTTCAACCACAACGGGCCCTCGGTCGCCGGCTACGGCTGCATCGTGGCCGGGAGTCTCTACGACATCGTCGGAGCCGAAGCCGGCACCCGTCTCGTGCACACGAACACCCAACCCGGTGGCTCGTTCCGCGGCTATGGCAATGCGCAGGTGACCTTCGCCATGGAGTCCCAGCTCGACGAACTGGCCGACGCCATGGGTCTCGACCCCCTCGAGATGCGGATCGCCAGCGCCCACCGCCCGGGAGACGAGACCCTCACCGGTTGGCGGATCGCCTCGACCAGGCTCGTCGATTGCCTCGAGGCGGTGCGCGACGGCATCGGCTGGGACGCCGGGCGTGCCCTCGGTGGATCCGGTCGCGGGGTCGGCGTGGCCGCGGCGGTCCATGTCTCGGGCGCGCGGGCCTATCCCGGCTCGGAGTACTCCGGCGCTGCGATCGACGTCGACGAGGAAGGCGGCGTCCGCGTCCGCTTCGCGGGAGCGGACCCCGGTACCGGCCAGTCGACGCTGCTCGCGCAGGTCGCGGCGGCCGGGCTCGGCGTCGACGTGGACGCCGTCGAGGTCGTGATGATGGAGAGCGACGGGACCCCGCCGGACCAGGGCGGGTGGTCGTCGCGGGGAACGGTGTGGGGCGGAAACGCCGTGGCCGACGCCGCAGGGAAGGCGGCCGCGCACCTGCGTGGGCTCGCCTCCCTCAAGCTCGGTGTGGATCCCGATGCGGTCGTCCTCACCGATGGCCGGGCATCGGGCGGTGGAGCAGCCGTCGACATCGGGGACCTCGTCCGAGCCGACGAGACCTCCGTGGGAGGTGAGCTCAGCTTCGAAGGTGGCTACCTCGCCGACATCGAGACCATGAACCGCGAGACGGGCACGGGGCACTTCTCGCCCAGCTACTCGTTCGCTGCGCACGCCGTCGAGGTCGAGGTGGATCGCGACACCGGTGAGGTGCGCGTGTCGAAGGTCGTGGCCGCCCACGATTCGGGCACCGTCATCAACCGGGCCGGGGCCGAGGGGCAGATCACCGGTGGCGTCGCGATGGGACTCGGTGCGGCGCTGAGCGAGGAGATGGTCCACACCGGGGGTCGCCTCGTCACGGCCAGCTACCTCGACTACGCCACGCCGCGCGCCTCGGATCTCCCGCCGATCATCCCGATCCTCATCGAGGACCCCGATCCGGTCGGTCCCCACGGGGCCAAGGGGATCGGTGAGATCGTCGTCATTCCCACGCCACCCGCCGTCGCGAACGCGGTCGCCCATGCGTGTGGGGTCCGCGTGCGGGACCTGCCGTTGACGCCCGACAAGATCCTGCCGCACCTCGGTCCGGCGACACCCGTCGGCGCACTGTGGCGACGACCCCGCCGCTGGTGGGTGGAAGGGGTCCGCAGGGCCTACCCCCGTGGTCTGCACAGGTTCCTGCACCGCTGGGGTACCCGTTGGTCGCGTCGCGTCCCTGCACGCGACATCGAAGGGATCGTCGAAGTGGGCACGGTCGACGATGCGATCGCGGCACACAACGCGCCGGGATCGGCCGGGACCGACACCGGTTACATCGCCGGTGGCACGGACCTCCTCGCCGCCCGACGCCAGGGCCTGGTAGCGCCGGTCACCCTCGTCGATCTCCAGTCAGTTGCCGAGTTGAAGAAGCTCGACACAGGCGACGACGGCGACATGGTGATGGGCGCGATGGTCCGGCTCGCGCGGCTCGGAGACGCGCTCGGGTCCGCGGCCCGGGGCCCCGACCCGTTGCCCGGCGACCAGGTTCTGGTCGAGGCCCTGGCCCGTCTGGCCACCCCCCAGATCAGAGAGATGGCGACGGTCGGCGGGAATCTGCTCCAGGGGAACCGCTGCCCCTATCTGCGCAACGGGTTCGACTGCTACAAGCGAAGTGGTCCGACGTGCCCGTGCTACGCGCTCGAGGGCGAGCACCGTTTTCACCATGCCGTGATGGGTGCGCACCGTTGCCAGGCCGTGACGCCTTCGGACCTGGCCACGGCGTTTCTCGTGCTCGACGCGTGTGTCGAGGTGGCGGGTTCGGGGGGACGACGGAGGGAGTTGGACGTCGAAGCGCTCTACACCGGGCCCGGTGAGACCAGCCTCGAGGGGGCCGAGGTCCTGACGTCCGTGCGCATCCCGGTCACCGCCCGCCGGCGGTGGGGTGCCTTCGAGAAACTCGACCTCTTCACCGGCGGGTTCGCGGTGGCATCGGTCGCGGTCTCGCTCGGATTCGACGAAGGGGTGATCACCGAGGCCCGGATCGGCCTCGGCGGCGTGGCGCCGACGCCGCTACGGGCCCGACGCAGCGAGACGGCACTGCTGGGGACGTCGATCGACGACGTGACAACACTGGAGCGCGCGGCGACGGCCTGGGCCGTCGATGCCCATCCGTTGCGGGACAACCGGTGGAAGGTCGATGCGACCGTCGGGCTCCTGCGTCGCATCCTGCGTGGGGCCGGGACCATGAGATCGCAAACGATGACGGGAGACCCCGATGACACCTGA
- a CDS encoding 2Fe-2S iron-sulfur cluster-binding protein codes for MRIELTVNDERIAVVVEPARTLLEVLRSAGLTGAKDACGVGDCGACTVLVDDRAVLACLTLAARVRGPVRTVETVGPADPELCAMVADAGAVQCGYCVPGQIVTVAGSGLTARPADARNGLAGNLCRCTGSVGLAAALSAETAGDESGTGR; via the coding sequence ATGCGGATCGAACTGACCGTGAACGACGAACGCATCGCAGTCGTGGTCGAGCCCGCGCGGACCCTTCTCGAGGTCCTCCGCTCGGCGGGGCTGACCGGCGCGAAGGACGCATGCGGGGTGGGTGACTGCGGTGCCTGCACCGTGCTGGTGGACGACCGCGCAGTGCTGGCATGTCTCACCCTCGCGGCCCGGGTGCGGGGACCCGTGAGGACCGTCGAGACGGTCGGACCTGCCGATCCCGAGTTGTGCGCCATGGTCGCCGATGCCGGCGCGGTGCAGTGCGGCTACTGCGTTCCGGGTCAGATCGTGACGGTGGCCGGGTCAGGTCTGACCGCCCGGCCTGCCGACGCACGAAACGGGCTGGCCGGCAATCTCTGTCGCTGCACCGGCTCGGTCGGTCTCGCCGCCGCGCTTTCCGCCGAGACTGCGGGCGACGAGTCGGGGACCGGGCGGTGA
- a CDS encoding BMP family ABC transporter substrate-binding protein, translated as MLLLAILAAFSLIAAACGDDDDDTSAGGDDGTSEPSDDGTEEPSDDGTSEPSDDGEEPMTDDGEEPMHMEFDANGDGEVVIGIGTAGPRDDGAYYEAAVNGAREFAESQGWSDIIVIDNIDPNESGTDLSNLAEQGVDIIIIASGESADAAPDLVQEYPDIFWYCRCGAGYPETPGLATSRDDSGAIEYAAGVATGILLEDSGGDSVYMLGGSAADFEVETELAFRLGLEAVNPEFTLTYVPTGAFPFDFDNVAGATEAFNVAVDAGADAIYPYLGGAHEPIIQLANEEGLITMSAGASDVCTRDSDLDWDLAIKFDGGDYIRAVFPLIVAGELDEGDQYVFQVDGPDSVAGVEICDATPEQQERLEELLAPLYAGELADQLFEIAAEAYGF; from the coding sequence ATGCTCCTACTGGCCATCCTGGCCGCATTCTCACTGATCGCCGCCGCGTGCGGCGACGACGACGACGACACCTCGGCGGGTGGTGACGACGGCACCTCGGAGCCTTCCGACGACGGCACCGAAGAACCCAGCGACGACGGCACCTCGGAGCCTTCCGACGACGGCGAAGAGCCCATGACCGACGACGGCGAAGAGCCCATGCACATGGAGTTCGACGCCAACGGCGACGGCGAGGTCGTGATCGGTATCGGCACGGCCGGACCCCGTGACGACGGCGCGTACTACGAGGCGGCCGTGAACGGCGCCCGAGAGTTCGCCGAGAGCCAGGGTTGGTCCGACATCATCGTCATCGACAACATCGACCCGAACGAGTCCGGCACCGACCTCTCGAACCTCGCCGAACAGGGCGTGGACATCATCATCATCGCATCGGGCGAATCCGCGGACGCCGCACCCGACCTCGTGCAGGAGTACCCGGACATCTTCTGGTACTGCCGTTGTGGTGCGGGCTATCCGGAAACCCCGGGTCTTGCGACCTCCCGTGACGACAGCGGTGCCATCGAGTACGCCGCCGGTGTGGCCACCGGCATCCTGCTCGAGGACAGCGGCGGCGACTCCGTGTACATGCTCGGCGGCAGCGCCGCCGACTTCGAGGTCGAGACGGAACTCGCGTTCCGCCTGGGACTCGAGGCCGTGAACCCCGAGTTCACCCTGACCTACGTGCCGACGGGGGCGTTCCCGTTCGACTTCGACAACGTGGCCGGGGCCACGGAGGCCTTCAACGTGGCCGTCGATGCGGGCGCCGACGCCATCTACCCCTACCTCGGGGGCGCGCACGAGCCCATCATCCAGCTGGCCAACGAGGAGGGCCTCATCACGATGAGCGCCGGAGCCTCCGACGTCTGCACCCGGGACAGCGACCTCGACTGGGATCTCGCCATCAAGTTCGACGGCGGTGACTACATCCGGGCCGTCTTCCCGCTCATCGTGGCGGGCGAGCTCGACGAGGGCGACCAGTACGTCTTCCAGGTCGACGGCCCCGACTCGGTCGCCGGCGTGGAGATCTGCGACGCCACTCCCGAGCAGCAGGAACGGCTCGAAGAGCTCCTGGCGCCGCTGTACGCCGGCGAACTCGCCGACCAGCTATTCGAGATCGCAGCCGAAGCGTACGGTTTCTGA